From Paenibacillus physcomitrellae, the proteins below share one genomic window:
- the rimP gene encoding ribosome maturation factor RimP, translating to MSTPKIKAAVEEMILPYLEDNGFELVDVEYVKEGSNWFLRVFVDKEGGIDIDDCGRISEVLSEKLDKNDPIPAAYFLEVSSPGAERPLKKAEDVKKAVGKDVFVTTYEPVNGQKEFEGRLLSFEQEELLIQVGKKEYSIPYGKVASARLAIIF from the coding sequence TTGAGCACACCGAAGATCAAAGCGGCTGTGGAAGAAATGATTTTGCCCTATTTGGAGGATAACGGATTTGAACTGGTCGATGTCGAGTATGTGAAGGAAGGCAGCAACTGGTTCCTTCGCGTCTTTGTTGACAAGGAGGGCGGCATTGATATTGATGACTGCGGCCGAATCAGCGAGGTTCTCAGCGAGAAGCTGGACAAGAACGATCCGATTCCTGCAGCTTATTTCCTTGAAGTATCTTCTCCGGGAGCGGAACGTCCGCTGAAGAAAGCGGAGGACGTGAAGAAGGCTGTTGGCAAAGACGTGTTTGTGACTACATACGAACCCGTGAACGGCCAGAAGGAATTTGAAGGGCGCCTGCTTTCGTTTGAGCAGGAGGAGCTGCTCATTCAAGTTGGCAAGAAGGAATACAGCATCCCATACGGCAAAGTCGCCAGTGCACGACTGGCTATTATTTTTTAA